CCGGTACACCGCCGCCAGGTCCCGCTCGACGTAGGCGCGGGTCAGGGCGGCGCCCCCGAGCAACACCGGCCAGCGGGCGGCGACCCCCCGGGAGTTCATCTCCTCGAGGTTCTCCTTCATCACCACGGTGGACTTGACGAGCAGACCGGACATCCCGATCGCGTCCGCCGAGGCCTCCGTCGCGGCGTCGAGGATCGCCGAGATCGGCTGCTTGATGCCGAGGTTGACGACCGTGTACCCGTTGTTCGACAAGATGATGTCGACGAGGTTCTTGCCGATGTCGTGCACGTCCCCGCGCACCGTCGCCAGCACGATCGTGCCTTTGCCCGCGGTGTCCGCCTTCTCCATGTGCGGCTCGAGATGGGCCACCGCGGCCTTCATGACCTCGGCCGACTGGAGGACGAACGGCAGCTGCATCTGCCCGGACCCGAACAGCTCACCGACGACCTTCATGCCCTCGAGCAGCGTGTCGTTGATGATCTCCAGTGCGGGCCGGACGGTCAGCGCCTCGTCCAGGTCGGCCTCCAGCCCGATCCGCTCGCCGTCGACGATCCGCCGGGCGAGCCGCTCGGACAGCGGCAGCCCGGCCAGCTCCTCGGCCCGGGTCGCGCGGTTGTCCGCCGCGCTCACGCCCTCGAACAGGTCGAGGAAGGCCGTCAGCGGGTCGTAGCCATCGCGGCGGCGGTCGTAGACCAGGTCGAGCGCGACCTCGCGCTGCTCGTCCGAGATCCGGGCGATCGGCAGGATCTTCGAGGCGTGCACGATCGCCGAATCCAGCCCGGCGTTGACGCACTCGTGCAGGAACACGGAGTTGAGCACCATCCGGGCGGCCGGGTTGAGGCCGAACGACACGTTGGACAGGCCCAGCGTGGTCTGCACATCGGGATACGCGCGCTTGAGCCCACGGATCGCCTCGATGGTCTCCAGGCCGTCCCGACGGGACTCCTCCAACCCGGCCGCCAGGGTGAAGGTCAGGCAGTCCACCAGGATGTCCGAAACGTGCATCCCCCAGTTCGCGGTCAGGTCCTCGATGGTGCGCCGGGCGATCGCAACCTTGCGCTCGGCGGTCCGGGCCTGGCCCTGCTCGTCGATGCACATGACGACGACCGCCGCCCCGTGCTCGGCGACCATCGCCATCTTGCGCGCGAAATTGCTCTCCGGGCCGTCCCCGTCCTCGTAGTTCACCGAGTTGACGACGCTGCGCCCACCGAGGCACTCGAGCCCGGCCTCGATCACGTCGGGTTCGGTCGAGTCGATCATCAGCGGCAGGGTCGAGGCGGTGGCGTACCGGGAAGCCACCTCGTGCATGTCGAGGGCGCCATTGCGGCCGACGTAGTCGACACACACGTCGAGCAGGTGCGCGCCGTCGCGGGTCTGCTCGCGGGCGATGCCGACACAGTCGTCCCATCGGCCCTCGATCATCGCCTCGCGGAACGCCTTGGACCCGTTGGTGTTCGTCCGCTCGCCGATGGTCAGGTAGGTCGTGTCCTGGCGGAACCCGATGCTCTGGTAAAGCGAGGCGCACGCCGCCTCCGGATGGACCCGGCGTGCGCTCACGGGGCGGCCGCCCACCCGCTCGACCACGGCGGCCAGATGCTCGGGGGTGGTGCCGCAACAACCACCGACGAGGGCCAGCCCATAGTCCCGGGTGAACGTCTCGTGCGCGTCGGCCAGCTCGGTCGGGGTCAGTGGGTAGGACGCCCCGTCCGTGCCGAGCACCGGCAGGCCGGCGTTGGGCATGCAGGACAACCCCACCCGCGCCTGCCGGGACAGGTACCGAAGGTGCTCGCTCATCTCGGCCGGGCCGGTCGCGCAGTTCAGGCCGATCAGGTCGATCTCCAACGGCTCGAGCGCGGTGAGCGCCGCCCCGATCTCCGAGCCGAGCAGCATGGTCCCGGTGGTCTCCATGGTGATCTGCACGAATAGGGGCAGCCGTGTTCCCGCCGCGCGGAAGGCGCGGCGGGCGCCGTTAAGGGCGGATTTGGCTTGGAGGAGATCCTGCGCCGTTTCTACGAGAATCGCGTGCGCGCCGCCGGCGATCAGCCCGGCGACCTCGGCCTGGTAGGCGTCGCGCAGGTCGGCGTACCGGGCATGGCCCAGGGTCGGCAGCTTGGTTCCGGGACCGACCGAGCCGATCACCCAACGCGGCCGGTCCGGGGTGCTGTAACCGTCGGCGACCTCTCGGGCGAGCCGCGCTCCGGCCTCGGACAGCTCGTAGATCCGATCGGCTATCCCGTACTCGGCGAGATTGGCGAGGTTGGCGCCGAAGGTGTTGGTCTCGACCGCGTCGCAGCCGACGACGAAGTAGGCGTCGTGCACCCCGCGGACGACATCGGGCCGGGTGACGTTGAGGATCTCGTTACAGCCTTCGTGCCCCTCGAAGTCGTCGAGGTCGAGACCGGCGGCTTGCAGCATCGTGCCCATCGCGCCATCCGCGACAACGACCCGCTCGGCGAGCGCGCGGATGAGGTCGGCGGGCATGACCGGCGGCTCCAGAGCAGGTGGATAGCGAAAACCGAGTCTACCGGGGGCGGGCCACCGGTTTGTCCGACGGCGCGGCCGGGATACGGTGCGACGGAGCAGCGTCGGACCAGCGGCGGACCGGCGGCGGACCGCAGCCGAGGAGGTTCCCGTGGGCAGTTATCGCACGATCGTCGTCGGCACGGACGGGTCGGAGTCGTCGTTCGTCGCGGTCGACCGAGCCGCCGCCGTGGCCCAGGCCACCGGCGCGAAACTGCTGATCGCCTGCGCCTACACCCCCATCGACGAGCGCACCCGCAACCGGGCGTCCCGGGAACTCGGCGAGGAAACCTACAAGGTCACCGGGTCGCACCCGGCCGAGGACCTGCTCCGCGACGCCGACGCGCGGGCCCGCAAGGCGGGTGCGACCGACGTCACCACCCGCAGCGAGCAGGGCGACCCGGTGGAGACCCTGGTCCGGGTCATCAAGGACGCGGGGGCCGATCTGGTGGTGGTCGGAAACCGCGGACTGAACAGCCTGGCCGGCCGGCTGCTCGGCTCGGTGCCGGCGAACATCTCCCATCGCGCGTCCTGCGACGTGCTGATCGTCCACACGACCGACGGCGGGCGCTAGCGCGGATGGGTGAGCCCGACCTGGAGCCGCTCGGGTCGCGCACGCCGGTCGCCGGTGGCATCGATCTCGACCTGCCCGGGGACGGGGTCCGGCTGGCCGCCACCCGCTGGCCGGTGCGCCA
The nucleotide sequence above comes from Mycobacteriales bacterium. Encoded proteins:
- a CDS encoding universal stress protein encodes the protein MGSYRTIVVGTDGSESSFVAVDRAAAVAQATGAKLLIACAYTPIDERTRNRASRELGEETYKVTGSHPAEDLLRDADARARKAGATDVTTRSEQGDPVETLVRVIKDAGADLVVVGNRGLNSLAGRLLGSVPANISHRASCDVLIVHTTDGGR
- the metH gene encoding methionine synthase, translating into MPADLIRALAERVVVADGAMGTMLQAAGLDLDDFEGHEGCNEILNVTRPDVVRGVHDAYFVVGCDAVETNTFGANLANLAEYGIADRIYELSEAGARLAREVADGYSTPDRPRWVIGSVGPGTKLPTLGHARYADLRDAYQAEVAGLIAGGAHAILVETAQDLLQAKSALNGARRAFRAAGTRLPLFVQITMETTGTMLLGSEIGAALTALEPLEIDLIGLNCATGPAEMSEHLRYLSRQARVGLSCMPNAGLPVLGTDGASYPLTPTELADAHETFTRDYGLALVGGCCGTTPEHLAAVVERVGGRPVSARRVHPEAACASLYQSIGFRQDTTYLTIGERTNTNGSKAFREAMIEGRWDDCVGIAREQTRDGAHLLDVCVDYVGRNGALDMHEVASRYATASTLPLMIDSTEPDVIEAGLECLGGRSVVNSVNYEDGDGPESNFARKMAMVAEHGAAVVVMCIDEQGQARTAERKVAIARRTIEDLTANWGMHVSDILVDCLTFTLAAGLEESRRDGLETIEAIRGLKRAYPDVQTTLGLSNVSFGLNPAARMVLNSVFLHECVNAGLDSAIVHASKILPIARISDEQREVALDLVYDRRRDGYDPLTAFLDLFEGVSAADNRATRAEELAGLPLSERLARRIVDGERIGLEADLDEALTVRPALEIINDTLLEGMKVVGELFGSGQMQLPFVLQSAEVMKAAVAHLEPHMEKADTAGKGTIVLATVRGDVHDIGKNLVDIILSNNGYTVVNLGIKQPISAILDAATEASADAIGMSGLLVKSTVVMKENLEEMNSRGVAARWPVLLGGAALTRAYVERDLAAVYRGEVRYARDAFEGLRLMDAVAAIKRGEPGAGLPAPRAPRVARTVRTEIDEPVEPPGRSDVATDVAVPTPPFWGDRVVKGIGLAEYASMLDERATFMGQWGLRGARGEGPSYEELVETEGRPRLRMWLERMQAEQWLEAGVVYGYYPCVSKGEDLIVLHEDGSERARFTFPRQRRDRRLCLADFFRPEESGQIDVVAFQLVTVGGRIAEATKELFERNAYRDYLELHGLSVQLTEALAEYWHSRVREELGIRAGDADSLDQVLAHQGYRGSRYSFGYPACPNLEDRAIIVEMLRPDRIGVTLSEEFQLHPEQSTDAIVVHHPEAKYFNAR